One region of Ahniella affigens genomic DNA includes:
- a CDS encoding beta-propeller fold lactonase family protein yields the protein MQPFASPQHPFRPTRTLIRLSSLALAVAVAGCGKSESNSPIISPDPPPTLISAQLLDGLGVAGLGVLPQGGQPLISDSNGGVQVAQGRLSEVFLGDADVRIVLGRVSGNTAPNAALTWRDLVDASAEPVSENRVINTTRLLQALDQDSNYLNGIALDAAGRQTLVTTLRGQAEINLDGDPQAFANQPSVTRLLSALGRQLPALDRAIANFGRNFVQNKSRTLALTRDGQRLVVTNRPKNTVSILRVREANGIDTQFKLAEVAVGHEPRFVALSPDDRKAFVGNAVDGTISVIDLTANTPQVSNTISIGTEPRGLVVSPNGRFLIVALHTSAEVAFIDLSTLNILAKVPTGGNPLAVAISNDGDRDDLDEQVYVSRTFGELAAADRPDGFNDAKRGVIDVISLAQFNLGQRTAAQLFLAPVPTGFTADRRNFCPQTRLALQSAGTVRYFNSGGDGTGNGAAALAKTTFCPDVAGTDISAEGPIARVAQLAYPNMLNAILLRGADLMVVNIAASPEPPINFNTNVQGAVSVVDRLNGSETRTVNLNAQIRAETQPPEGSTSLARLFSNDLLDIEGNRFGDRMLVVSRGGNYVIRVGLDAAFKPTIQAPANVVRFETGNLPNSVVMSPDGTRAYTNNEVNLSVSVLDLVTNTTLVRDVESSLPFPSGSREHRNELGKLAFFTALGLPDSLDTNGDGQYDVALRDIRGIEHRNKASDNAWSGCSSCHEDGHSDNVSWIFVTGPRQTIPLEGTFARNDASDQRIFNWSGVQGSYTDFNNNARNVQGGKGFATNVRGENRTARAFNHGNVRGVSDSLDAMSDWATTIRAPIMPDPVSVAGREVFGTQCASCHGGKKWAKSRTSPVFQNNPTFSEDPIGPSFFAGVRPLDTRLTAAGPQLQRFTDGSRILTFLDNVGTFDATSALELRGGGAVGGQVAQGFAAFGGAGFNAPSLLGVAYSAPYLHDGSARTLGDVFKRHKLADGRTIEATLSASENSALQQFVLSIDDQTATFQSATDLFLQGR from the coding sequence ATGCAGCCTTTTGCCTCACCTCAGCATCCCTTCCGACCAACCCGCACCCTGATTCGTCTAAGCAGCCTGGCCCTTGCTGTCGCCGTCGCCGGCTGCGGCAAGAGCGAGTCGAATTCGCCGATCATTTCCCCCGATCCGCCGCCAACCTTGATCTCGGCGCAGCTCCTGGATGGGCTGGGGGTGGCCGGTTTGGGCGTCTTGCCACAGGGCGGACAGCCGCTGATCAGCGACAGCAACGGTGGCGTGCAGGTGGCGCAGGGTCGCTTGAGCGAGGTCTTTCTCGGCGATGCCGACGTTCGCATCGTGCTGGGTCGCGTTTCCGGCAACACCGCCCCGAACGCGGCGCTGACCTGGCGCGATCTGGTCGATGCTAGTGCAGAGCCCGTTTCCGAGAACCGGGTGATCAACACGACCCGACTGCTCCAGGCATTAGATCAGGACAGCAACTATCTGAATGGCATCGCGTTGGACGCGGCCGGCCGGCAGACCCTGGTGACCACCCTGCGCGGCCAAGCCGAGATCAATCTGGACGGCGACCCGCAAGCGTTTGCGAACCAGCCAAGCGTGACCCGGCTCCTTTCAGCTCTCGGCCGGCAACTGCCAGCGCTGGATCGCGCGATCGCCAATTTCGGGCGCAATTTCGTGCAGAACAAGTCGCGCACGCTGGCGCTGACCCGCGATGGCCAGAGGCTCGTCGTCACCAATCGGCCCAAGAACACCGTCAGCATTCTGCGGGTTCGCGAGGCCAATGGCATCGATACGCAGTTCAAGCTCGCCGAAGTGGCGGTCGGTCATGAACCGCGGTTTGTGGCTTTGAGCCCGGATGATCGCAAAGCCTTCGTCGGCAACGCGGTTGACGGCACGATCAGCGTCATTGACCTCACGGCCAATACGCCCCAGGTGAGTAACACGATCAGTATCGGGACCGAGCCCCGCGGCCTGGTAGTGAGCCCGAACGGTCGCTTCCTGATCGTGGCCCTGCATACCAGTGCCGAGGTGGCGTTCATCGATCTGAGCACGCTGAACATCCTGGCCAAAGTCCCGACCGGCGGCAACCCCCTGGCTGTCGCCATCAGCAACGACGGCGATCGCGATGATCTGGATGAGCAGGTGTATGTGTCGCGCACCTTTGGCGAGCTCGCCGCCGCAGATCGGCCAGACGGATTCAACGATGCGAAACGCGGGGTCATTGATGTGATCTCGCTCGCGCAGTTCAACCTTGGCCAACGAACCGCCGCGCAGTTGTTTCTGGCGCCCGTGCCGACCGGCTTTACCGCCGACCGCCGCAACTTCTGTCCGCAGACCCGCCTGGCGTTGCAGTCGGCTGGCACCGTCCGCTATTTCAATTCCGGTGGTGATGGCACGGGCAATGGTGCCGCCGCGCTGGCCAAAACCACCTTTTGCCCAGACGTGGCCGGAACCGATATCAGTGCTGAAGGACCGATTGCGCGGGTGGCGCAGCTCGCTTATCCCAACATGCTGAACGCGATCCTGCTGCGTGGCGCCGATCTGATGGTGGTGAACATCGCCGCTTCGCCGGAGCCGCCGATCAACTTCAATACGAACGTTCAAGGCGCCGTATCGGTGGTCGACCGGCTGAACGGCAGTGAGACGCGCACTGTCAACCTCAACGCCCAGATTCGCGCCGAGACGCAGCCGCCCGAGGGCTCGACCAGCCTGGCCCGCTTGTTCTCGAACGATCTGCTCGACATTGAAGGCAATCGGTTTGGCGATCGCATGTTGGTGGTCAGTCGCGGTGGCAACTATGTGATCCGCGTTGGCTTGGATGCCGCATTCAAGCCGACAATCCAGGCGCCCGCTAATGTGGTGCGCTTTGAGACCGGCAACTTGCCGAACAGTGTGGTGATGTCGCCGGATGGCACGCGCGCCTACACGAACAACGAGGTCAACCTGTCGGTATCGGTGCTTGATCTGGTCACCAACACGACGCTGGTTCGCGACGTGGAATCGAGCCTGCCATTCCCGTCTGGCTCCCGCGAACATCGGAACGAACTTGGCAAGCTGGCCTTTTTCACCGCGCTTGGCCTGCCCGATAGCCTGGATACGAACGGCGACGGCCAGTATGACGTCGCGCTTCGGGATATTCGCGGCATCGAGCACCGTAACAAGGCGTCGGACAACGCTTGGTCGGGCTGCAGCTCTTGTCATGAAGATGGCCATTCCGACAACGTGTCGTGGATCTTCGTGACCGGTCCGCGGCAAACGATTCCGCTCGAAGGCACGTTTGCGCGCAACGACGCCAGCGATCAACGCATCTTCAACTGGAGCGGCGTGCAGGGCTCCTACACCGACTTCAACAACAACGCACGCAACGTGCAAGGTGGCAAGGGCTTTGCGACGAATGTTCGCGGTGAAAATCGTACGGCACGCGCGTTCAATCACGGCAATGTCCGCGGCGTGTCGGATTCGCTGGACGCGATGAGTGATTGGGCGACCACGATTCGCGCACCGATCATGCCGGACCCGGTCTCGGTGGCTGGCCGCGAGGTTTTCGGGACCCAGTGTGCGAGTTGCCATGGCGGCAAGAAGTGGGCGAAGAGTCGCACGAGCCCGGTGTTCCAGAACAACCCAACCTTTTCGGAAGACCCCATCGGCCCGAGTTTCTTTGCGGGCGTGCGGCCACTGGATACCCGTCTGACCGCTGCTGGTCCGCAGCTGCAACGATTCACCGATGGGTCGCGCATCCTGACCTTCCTCGACAATGTCGGCACATTCGATGCCACGAGCGCGCTTGAACTACGCGGTGGTGGTGCCGTCGGCGGGCAGGTCGCCCAGGGCTTCGCGGCATTTGGCGGCGCTGGCTTCAATGCCCCGTCGCTGCTCGGTGTCGCGTATTCGGCCCCGTACCTGCATGACGGCTCGGCGCGGACGCTCGGCGATGTGTTCAAACGCCACAAGTTGGCGGATGGCCGCACCATCGAAGCAACGCTGTCGGCGTCCGAAAATTCCGCCTTGCAGCAGTTCGTACTGTCGATCGACGATCAGACGGCGACCTTCCAGTCGGCGACAGACTTGTTCCTGCAGGGGCGTTGA